TTCTCACGTGGCTCCCTTGCCCCAACCCATCCcagcggcgggcgggcgggcacgAGTGAGGgcttccttcctgcccctcctctcagcctcctggctctgggctcagcCAAGGTGTGCAGACAGGCCGTACCATTCTGCGCATCCGGGCCCTGGGTGACAGACACATCACACATCTCTCACACCCTAAGACACTGCCAGCAGCTCCTGCCATGGACAAGTGGTACCTGGGTGAGTCCCCCGAGGCCTGCCCCATCTGCCTTCTCAGCTACTGACCCAGGTGTAttccttcctccccccaccccaactttCCAGTGCACCCACCAGATAAGCAGCAGGGGCCGTCAGGGCATGCAGCTCTGAGCACAGGCCCCTGGCTGGCTCGTCTCCCATCTGTCTCTCTGGGCAGCCTTGCACCTGCAGGAACTCTGAAGGCAGACCCTGGCTGCAGGTCTGGCTCAGCCATTTGACCTCTCTATGAAGCAGGGATTTTGTTTCCTATGAAGTGGGGGCCCCGTGCTTCGCAGAGCTGAGGGGGTGACGACTCTACTTGCTGCAGCACCAGGCACATGATGGTACATGATCCAGCTGTCAGCCAGTTGTGAACCATTCATCACCTAGCTCTCCATCATCTATTGGCTATCTACCTATGGAACATCTGTATTGATCACATAGCTATCATCTTTTTCTTATCTACCATTGTCACCATCATCTATCCATATCTACCGTCTGTCCATCTGTGTCTATCAGCTATCAGCTGTATCGACCATCTGTATTGATCAGGCAGCTATCATCTATTTCGCTATCATGTAGCATCCTCTTCTATCCATCTCTATTATCATCCAGCTAACTATACTTATTATCACTCTAGTCCTTCTCCATCTGCCAGTCCTTCTCCTCTATGCATCTGTGTCTCTCATCTCTCGATCTGTCCCGCATCTCTCACTGTCCCTTTCTCTGTCCACACCTGCTGTCTCGCTTCCCACCTGTTTCCCTCCCTTGTCATCGGGGAGCCCCCCAACGGTAGCCCAGGGATCAGGGTGCACTGAGACAGGGAGGTGATACGTAACAGCAGCTCCAGGGacagcggctggagctgcgcagccctggcagagctgagccttcTAGCTCTGATTTTACTTCCAACCCTGTGTTCCTAAGCGCATACCTCAGCCTCATGCCTTTGCTTCTCTAGTTTGCCCAGGGTCGCAGGGCACTCTTCCAGGGGCCGCTGCCGGCCACCAGAGACCAGCCTTTGCTTCTTGATCTGAAAATGACCCCATGGGGTTGGCCGTGGGACAGCACCCAACAACAGGTGCACAACATCAACTGCAGAGTGGGATTTTCATGGCTGTACAGGTGGTTTCCAAAGGATCATGGAAAAACATGGAACCCAAAGATAGTGTGAATTTTCCATGTGCCTTTTGAGGCCTCCTTGGGCTACTGGTCCCTTGGCTCTAGGATAGGAGCTGCAGTGGCAGGACAGTCCCTGGTGTTAGGGTCAGGACACCCTTCCCTGTCTTACTCACTCACTCCTCCCAGGTAGCActgtgcccatttcacagatgaggggaCCGAGGCACACAACACTTCAGCCAGTGGAGGAGCCAGGGTGTGGCCTCAGAGATGGATCCCCTGAGGATTCCTGGAGGTGGTAGCTCCCCTCAGAAGGAGCAAGCTGTCCTGGATGGCCACTGGCCGCTGGCTTTGACTCTTTGTATcataccagtgtgtgtgtgtcagtctctTTGGGAGAGCTGGGCAAGGATGTTACAGGGCTCCCTGAGTCCCAGGCAGTGGGAAATAGCCAAGGGGGCTGGGGAAGGACCCCTGACTTCCAAAGCTCCAGACCCGACTGtcaggctgcacctgctcctcacgggctgtgtgacctcaggcaaggTGCCCAACCTCTCTGGGTCACTGATGCTTCCCctgtaaaatgtaaaaatcacaCAAAGCTCAAGATGGTGGCAGCCAGGAGAGTGCTTGATTAGCCAGCAGAGTGAGATCTTCCTTCTCCTGAGGGTGatggtgggaggagaggagagtCTGATTCCTAAGGATCCCCACAGGGAAGCACTGAGTGCCAAGTAAGCCATTCTAGCAACCAGGTCCTGTCTACAGGGCTGAGGGGTGGTGGCAAGTTGGTGTTGCGGTGGCTGGGGGGTCTCCGTGGGATCCCTGCCTTTGCCCTGAGAGCTCCCGAGGCCAGCTGAGACCTGCACTCCCCCAGCCCCACAACTGGCTTCCACAGCTGGCCAGGTGACCTCTGCTGATCCATCCCAGGCCCTTCGGCCCTTTAGCCTGTCaacccttctctctggaaatttcCTCTGGGAGGGCTTGGGACCCCAGccagcccctcccacccctcacaactccgcctgcctcagcGGGAGCCCCTGGTTCACGCTGCAGCCTTTCTTGTGACCAGGGTAAAGATTACCTGACACTGTTAATGTTTAATGTCCGCACCTCATCCCAGGCCACCCGCAGCAGACACTTGCCCCAGGAGGTGGGAAGCGGGCAGAGGAGTCCCCGTTGGGCTGGGGAAATGGCAGGGTTGCAGGCTGCTGCTGTGGGTGAGTGTGTGCCCGCCCATGCTAATGGGGTCCCCTGTCACGCCTGCCATTCCCGAGCAGGTCTGCATGCAAGGCATAGAGCACACATGGCAGaacggggcgggggcggggagtggACAGGAGATGTAAGCTAGTGAGCATGTGCCTGCTGCCTTACCAGGTCTTGCCAGAATTCCCAACCAGAGCAAGAGGAGGATGCGGGTCCTGGCTagggcaggagcagggcagcTGTCCCAGCCCGTCCCCTACCCTCTGACCCATGTCCAGAACACATTCCCTAAAGGCATCCTGTAATGGGAAGGGACTCAGGTCTGTGGCTGAGGGGCACCTGGTGACTGCATGGGGGAGAGGGTGTCAGCTGATCTGGAAAAGGGgaaggcctggggtgggggaaggactcTTCGGCATCCTAGTGTGAGCTCCCCATGTGACCTTGAACAGGGCTTCATCTGAATCTGACCTTGCAAGGTTCTGGTGGGGGAAAGAGTGATCCAGAGGTCCCCACCCCCCAAGCCtggcctgtgcacctgctcctgtTGAACTACTGGGCATCAGGCCCCAGGGGGAGTGGGCACTGACCCTCTGCTGACCTGGCGATGGGCCATCAGAGACGCAGTCCTGCATAGCCTGGGAGGTACCTACCTGCACACCCCCACAGCCTCAGGCCTGGTGCCCTGTGCCAAGAAGGGCATCTGGCAGGCAGGCAAGGTGGGGAGTCCTCCATCGTCCCAGGGCAGGTTGACACCTTTCAGGATGTAGGACGGACCTGGGACATCTGCCGGCTCCTGGGCAGTTCCAAGGCAGTGTCAGGGAGGCCTGCTAGGCTATCTCAGGGCTGGCCGGGCAGCTTTACTTCCAGAAGTTTCTTTCCTGCTTGCCTGCAACTCTGAGATGACCTAGCTTAAGCACCTGGATTCTTGGCTAGCCCAGCCCCACCACTTGCTCACTCTGTGACTGCAGATGAATCATGCCCCCTCTTTGTGCCTCCATTCTGCTAACGGGGATGCCCCCTGGTGCTTAACTAGGAGGCAAGGACCCCCACGGGTGGTGTGTGAGTGTGGCGATGCAGGCAGCAGCGCTGATGCTCACTGCGAACTTGGCGCAGGGTCCCATCCTGCCTCCCACTTCCACAGGGGCTTGGTTAAGCTCCCAAACTGGGCCTCCCTTTGCTCCTCCTGCTCCGTGAACTTTAAGGTTCTGCTTCATTGGTTCACTGGCTAATGTTTGCACAGCATCCTGTAGCTACCTCCTGAGAAAGAGGTAGGCGGTGTCCCTACCGACCAagtgcccacccctcccccacacagcACGGGCACCTGCTGCAGACAGGGTTGAAGCAGTCTGGCACAGAGGTGCCCCACAggcagggcacacacacactccgCTGCCTCCCCTGCCAGGAGCTTCCCTGCGCCCTCCAGACCCTTAGGCCAatggggggagggaaggcagggacTGGGAATCTCCATCATTCCCAGGGCTGTTCCACTGTCCTCGAGCCCCCGCCCCTCCTTCAGCCCACCTCTGGCTCTCTCCTCAGGTGGCAGCTCCAAGGATGACGTGGACCCATTCTACTATGGTGAGCTGAGCGGGGATCCTGCCCAGTCTCCCTGTGTCTGTGCTCTGAGCCCTTTtgtccccctccctgccctggggccGCTGTCAGTGTGTGGGCGTGTGGGTGGCCAAGGGAGACGTACGCCCATCCCACTTCTTCCTGCCCTCTGTGCCCAGATTATGAGACCGTTCGTAAGGGGGGTCTGATCTTCGCTGGCCTGGCCTTCGTCGTGGGACTCATCATCATCCTCAGTGAGTGGGGATTCCTCACGGTGCAAGGAGGGGGTGCAGGATGGAGTCATGTCTCTCCCCAGGTTCCCCAAGCCCCTTCCTCATGCCGCAGTAGGAGGCCAGGCTGCCTGCACCTTGGGCCACAGAGCCAGGCGTGTGCCCGCTCTGCTGCTGAAATGGAAGGGCCAGCTCCCTCCATCCTGGGAGGCCATGCAGAGCAGGGAGAGGCGGGCACCTGCTGCGACCTGAACCACCTCTTAGAGCATTCAGGTCCTGGGCCCTATGAGGGAGGCCCCGCTCTCTCAGGACCCCCTGGAAGGGGGGCAGCAAGTGGCCCAGAGCTCCACAGCGAGGGGTCCCAAACTCCCTGGATCTCAGTTTGCCCACCTGCTGAGATGGGCTGACCCTATCTGCCAGAGACACTGGCGGTCAGGTAGGATCCTGGGCCCTAGTCCCAGCAGGCAAGCACAGTAAATGTTTCTTGGTATGTTTGAGTACATCCCAAGACGGACACATGGAAACACCACCAGAGGCAAGAAGAGGCTTTCTGCAGCGCACATGTGTTCTTGCGTACTGGAAGCCTAACGCGGGTCTGGGCACTGTCACTCCCACACGGTCTGGCAGGCGGACCTGCCTGAGCAGGGCACAGAGGGGACTTCTTGCCACATTTCTGTAAGTGTCACGAAGCTGCGTGCCCGGCGCTGTGTTGGGGGCACTGCGATGACCCCTTACGCCTCCCGCCACGTCTGGCAGTGCCTACCCTGGCAGGTGGCGGTGGAGCCTCTGTAGTAAGCCCTTGTTGCCGGCGAAGAGCCCTGGGCTCTTCCTTGCTCCCTGGCCAGCTTTACATCAAGGACCTCCCAGCCCCaagccaggagggagggaggccgaGGAGCCAAGTCCTCAGAAAGTTCCTGAACACGAATCCCTTTTTCTCCATTCAAGGCAAGAGATTCCGCTGTGGGGGGAATAAGAAACGCAGGTGAGCGCGGCCTGGGTGgggtgagccagggctgggcgtgGGATGAGGATGTTGTCCTTAcggctggggaggggtggaggccaGGCCCCTCCCACTAACCCCCTCCTGTTCTTGTTCCTCCCCATCCCAGACAAGTTGGCGAAGACGAACTGTGACCAAGGTgcgtggggtggggggacagacGGGAACTGAGCTGGGGGTGGGTTCAGCCCTCCCCCACCACGGGTCAGGTGGTCTGCCACCCACTATGGGCTTTCTATGGTGagctgcaggggtgggagggCCCAAGATTCCAGCGTTGGTTGACCCTTAACTTCCAGCCCCATTCCTACCTTCGTTTTTGCAGAGTCAGCCCTGGCTGCCCAATGGAAGTGGAGGATCTCTAAGTTGTCCCGGGGCTGGGGATCCCTTGACCTGTGTCTGCCAGCACCTGGGCtgaaggtggagccaggctcaccGTGATCCCCGAGgagtgcaggggtgggggcaccTCTTCCTGCCCATGCCACTCTTGCCCCCAATAAAGCCAGTTCCTGCCTTGGCCTTGTCTCCAAGATGAGCACAAACACAGATGGGTCTAACCTTAGGTTTCCAGTAACTGCCACCTGTGTACCTGACAGCAAGGAACCTGAACCGACGAGAGTCTGGGGACAGAGAGCTGGGGATCCCCTGAGACCTCAGCCACCAACttgtagccatttgtggccaCATCCTAGGCTCTGCCATTTCCCCAAGCACACCAAGGTGGGGAGAGCCCAAGGCATGGGGCTGAATCAGGCTTTCCCTGCCACCCTGACCCCCGTGCCAGGTTCAGGACACTCCTTCCTCACCTTTGGGCTCCCATGACCCCAGCTGAACCTGTACCTGCCCACTTACTTGGATGCTCCTGAGTTAAGCCTTGGCACTAGATGCCCAAGAATGGACAAGAAGGTGTGGGGGGGGTGCCTTGTTCCCATATACTCCAGGCCTCTGTCCATTCAGGCAGGGAGCGCCCAGGCCGCCCTCTCTCCAGCTCGCAGCCGGCGAATGCCTCGAAGTGGCTGGCTTCTCTGCTGACATTATCTCCTTCTCTGCTCCGGGCCCGAGGATGGTGGGGGAATGGCGCCACCTGGCGTTGCTCACTGGGTCTGCAAGGGGCTCGGATTTTCAAGGTGAGTGATGGAGCAAGTGGACCAGCGCTCCTCCCTGGAGTTAGCTCTTTGCCTTAGCCCCCTGGCCGTGAAGCCCAGCAACCTTCAGAGGACTTGGCCAGGCAAG
The sequence above is a segment of the Ochotona princeps isolate mOchPri1 chromosome 4, mOchPri1.hap1, whole genome shotgun sequence genome. Coding sequences within it:
- the FXYD2 gene encoding sodium/potassium-transporting ATPase subunit gamma isoform X1, with amino-acid sequence MAGLQAAAVGGSSKDDVDPFYYDYETVRKGGLIFAGLAFVVGLIIILSKRFRCGGNKKRRQVGEDEL
- the FXYD2 gene encoding sodium/potassium-transporting ATPase subunit gamma isoform X2, encoding MDKWYLGGSSKDDVDPFYYDYETVRKGGLIFAGLAFVVGLIIILSKRFRCGGNKKRRQVGEDEL